The nucleotide sequence CCGTAGACGGTGGAGACGTAGTAGAGGACGTACGGCTTGCGCCCGCCGTCGGCGGTGTTGAACATGCCCTGCTCGATCACGCCGGGGATGATGGTGTCCCGGACCTTCTTGTTCGGGTCGTCGACCGAGGGCGCGTCCCACAGCTCGGTCAGGTCCTGGAGCTGGTTGTCGTTGACCAGGGCACCGAAGTCGAGGAACTTCTCGCCCGAGTTGTTGACGAACTCCGGCGGGTCACCGGCGGTGAACCGCGGCTGGAGCACCGTGGAGACCGCCTGGGTCGCCTGGTGCTTGATCTGCGCCTTGGGGAAGGCGGTCTGGTAGAGCTTCTCGTGCACGTCGGTGGCGTACTTCTCGCCGTAGCCACCGTTGAAGATGATCACCTCCAGCGCGGCGTCCTCCTTGACGCCGAGCGGATTGGTGGCGCTCTTCTCCCCGGTCTCCTGCTCGGTGTCGCCGCCGTCGTCACCGCCGGTGGCGCAGGCGCCGAGCAGCCCGGCGGCCGGGATGGTGAGCAGCCCGGCGGCGGCGGCCCGGCGCAGCAGGGTACGGCGGCTGGGGCCAAGTGCCGCCGGCAGGTCCGGCCCAGCAGTGGCCGACGGAACAACGCGGTCCGACGTGGGGTCGGAGGTTGCGGACATCTTCATCTCCTCGGTTGAGAATCGGGCCCGGCCAACCGGCCTACGCCGGATGACCCAGACCTGCCAGCGGTGCGGTTACGTGCAAGGAAGGGCCCCCTGCTATCGCTTTCTGTATAGGAAGGGCCCCTTCCCAACACCTCGGTACGTGTCACGGCCGTGCCTCCTTGGTCGCCTTGTGCCCGCCCACCGCCCGGGCCGTCCGCTGGAAGGCGGCGTGGGCCCGGTCGTGGGTGCGTTGGGCGACGGCGATGTAGAGCAGGTCGAGCACGACCAGTTGCGGATGCCGGGCGGAGAGCGCGTCCGGCCGGAAGGTGGTCGCCTGGCTGGCGGTGAGCAGCACGATGTCGGCCAGTTCGGCCAGCGGGGACCGGGGGAACCCGGTCAGCGCCACCGTGGTCGCACCGTGGCTGCCGGCCTCGGCGAGGGTTTCGATGGTCTCGCGGGTCCGGCCGGTGTGCGAGATGCCCAGGGCCACGTCGCCGGAGCGGAGCAGCGCGGCGCCGGCCAACCCTTCGTGTACGTCGTTCCAGGCCCACGCCGCCACGCCGATGCGGTGCAGGCTGAACTGCATCTCGGTGCCGACCAGCCCGCTGCCGCTGGCGCCGAAGATGTTCACCCGGGCGGCTCCGGCGATCGCCTCGGCGGCCCGTTCGACCTCGGCCAGGTCGAGCAGCGCGGCGGTGTCGTGCATCGCCCGGGTGTCGGCCGCGATGACCTGGCCGAGCACCCGCTCCAGCGGGTCGGTCGGCTGGATCTCCCGGCCGATGTCGACGGTCCAGCCGGCGCTGTGTGCCCGGCCGGTCTCGGCGGCGATGCCGAGTCGCAGGTCGGCGTAGCCCTCGAAGCCCAGCGCCCGGCAGAACCGGGTGACGGTGGCCGGGGACGTACCGCTGCGTTCCGCCAGTTCGACGATGGTGGCCCGGGCGGCGGCGGCCGGGTCGCTGAGCACCTGCTCGGCGACCCGTTGCAGGGCACCGGTGAACTCGGTGAGCTGGGACCGGACCCGGACCAGCACGCTGTCCGCTGGTGAGAGCCCGGCGGCGGCCCGGCGGTCGCGCTCGGCGTCGACCACCGCGGTCCCCGCGATGACGTCCGCCTCCTGCTCGACCATGGGCACGCCTTTCCGCAAAGGAAGTTAACTGTTAGTGGTAAAAGTTCTTACTAACGCCCCCTCCTTGTCAAGACGATGGGTGAAGTTTTCACAACCGTTACCTCGGTCGTCCCGATACCGGGGCGACCGCCGCTTGCCCTCCCGGGCCGCACCGAGCAGCATGGATCGACGATCGACGGACGCGACGCCGGAGAGCGGGCGGATACACGCGACAGGGAGGTGGTTGCCGGTCATGTCCGACGGCATAGTGGTGGGACTCGACGTCGGCGGCACCTCGACCCGGGCCACGGTGGTCTCGCTGTCCGGGGAACGGCTCGGCACCGGCCGGGCCGGCGGCGGCAACCCGACCAGCCACGGCGCCGAGCAGGCCGCCGAGCAACTCCGGGTGGCGCTCACCGACGCCCTCGCCGAGGTCGATCCGGGTCTGGTCTGGGCCGGCGTCATCGGGCTGGCCGGAGCGGGCCGGCTGCTCGCCGATCCGGCCGGCCGGCTCGCCTTCGCCCGGGTCTGGCAGGAGGTCGGGCTGCGCTGCGAGTACGAGATCGTCGGTGACGCCCTCGTCGCCTACGCCTCGGGCACCGCCGAGCCGGACGGCACCATCCTGATCGCCGGCACCGGCGCCATCGCCGCCGAGGTGCGCGACATGACCCTGGACCGGGTCGCCGACGGACACGGCTGGCTGCTCGGCGACGCCGGCAGCGGCTTCTGGCTCGGCCGGGAGGCCGTCCGGCAGGCGCTGGCCGACCTCGACCGGCACCAGCCACCCGGGCCGCTCGGCACCCTCGTGCTCACCGAACTGCTCGGTTCGGCGGAGGTGGCCGCCCGGCCCCGGGACACCGTCGACGCCCTGGTGCAGACGGTGACCCGGCGGCCCGCCGTCGAACTGGCCGCGCTCGCCCCGCTGGTGCTCCGGGCCGGCATCGCCGGCGACCCGGCCGCCACCGCGATCCTCGACGAGGCCGCCCGGCTGCTCGCCGCAAACGTGCAGCGGATCCGGCCGGCGGACGCGGGTACGCCGATCGTGTTCGGCGGCGGGCTGTTCTTCGTCGACTCGCCGCTGGTGCACGCCGTACGGTCGGCCCTGGCGGCGCGCTGGCCGGACGCACCGCTGCGGTACGCCGCCGACGACTGTGCGCTCGGCGCCGCCTGGCTGGCTGCCCGACCCCTGCCCGAATTGACCGACCCGGCCGAACTGCACCGCCGGCTGTTCGACCCGGTCCACGGCTGATTGTCGATCTGTCGATGGGAGTGTCAAGTTAACGGCTGATCTTGGTTGTTGAGGTGGTCAGTTGTTGGCCGGGGTGAGCCGGCCCTCGAAGGCGATCTGGAAGGCGTTCAGGGGTGCTTTCCAGCGCATGGTCCAGCGCCGGCGCCCGGTGCCGGTCGGGTCGAGGCTCATCAAGGCCATGTAGACACACTTCAAGGCGGCTTGCTCGTTGGGGAAGTGGCCGCGAGCTCGCACGGCCTTGCGGATGCGGGCGTTGACCGACTCGATCGCGTTGGTGGAGCAGATGACCTTGCGGATCTCGACGTCGAAGGCGAGGAAGGGCACGAACTCGGCCCAGGCGTTCTCCCACAGCTTCACGATCGCCGGATACTTGCGGCCCCACGCCTCGGCGAACTCGAGGAACCGTTCGGTCGCGGCGTCCTCCGTCGGCGCGGTGTAGACGGGCTTGAGCGCTTTGGCGATCTTGTCCCAGTCCTGCCTCGCCGCGTAGCGGAACGAGTTGCGCAGCAGATGCACCACGCACGTCTGCACGATTGTGCGCGGCCACACGGTCTCCACCGCCTCGGGCAGGCCCTCGAGCCCGTCACAGACAAGCATCAGCACGTCGGCGACGCCGCGGTTCTTCAGCTCCGTCAGCACGTGCAGCCAGTGCTTGGCGCCCTCGCCGCCGTCACCGGCCCAGATACCGAGGATGTCGCGGTGTCCGTCAACGGTGACCGCCATCGCGAGGTAGATCGGCCGGTTCGCGCCCTGCCCATCGCGGATCTTGACGTTGATGGCGTCGATGAACACGACCGGGTAGACCCTGTCGAGGGGCCGGTTCTGCCACTCGGCCATGCCGTCCATGACCTTGTCGGTGATGGTGGAGATGGTCTGCTTGGACACCTCAGCCCCGTAAACCTCGGCCAGGTGCGCGGCAATTTCGCCGTGGGTCAACCCCT is from Micromonospora sp. WMMD1102 and encodes:
- a CDS encoding IS256 family transposase; the protein is MLVDRARGDGLKLTGEGGLLQQLTKRVLESALDGEITDHVGYDKHDPAGRGSGNTRNGSRTKTVLTDVGPVEVRVPRDAAGTFEPQIVRKRQRRLTGVDDMVLSLSAKGLTHGEIAAHLAEVYGAEVSKQTISTITDKVMDGMAEWQNRPLDRVYPVVFIDAINVKIRDGQGANRPIYLAMAVTVDGHRDILGIWAGDGGEGAKHWLHVLTELKNRGVADVLMLVCDGLEGLPEAVETVWPRTIVQTCVVHLLRNSFRYAARQDWDKIAKALKPVYTAPTEDAATERFLEFAEAWGRKYPAIVKLWENAWAEFVPFLAFDVEIRKVICSTNAIESVNARIRKAVRARGHFPNEQAALKCVYMALMSLDPTGTGRRRWTMRWKAPLNAFQIAFEGRLTPANN
- a CDS encoding MurR/RpiR family transcriptional regulator, yielding MVEQEADVIAGTAVVDAERDRRAAAGLSPADSVLVRVRSQLTEFTGALQRVAEQVLSDPAAAARATIVELAERSGTSPATVTRFCRALGFEGYADLRLGIAAETGRAHSAGWTVDIGREIQPTDPLERVLGQVIAADTRAMHDTAALLDLAEVERAAEAIAGAARVNIFGASGSGLVGTEMQFSLHRIGVAAWAWNDVHEGLAGAALLRSGDVALGISHTGRTRETIETLAEAGSHGATTVALTGFPRSPLAELADIVLLTASQATTFRPDALSARHPQLVVLDLLYIAVAQRTHDRAHAAFQRTARAVGGHKATKEARP
- a CDS encoding BadF/BadG/BcrA/BcrD ATPase family protein, with translation MSDGIVVGLDVGGTSTRATVVSLSGERLGTGRAGGGNPTSHGAEQAAEQLRVALTDALAEVDPGLVWAGVIGLAGAGRLLADPAGRLAFARVWQEVGLRCEYEIVGDALVAYASGTAEPDGTILIAGTGAIAAEVRDMTLDRVADGHGWLLGDAGSGFWLGREAVRQALADLDRHQPPGPLGTLVLTELLGSAEVAARPRDTVDALVQTVTRRPAVELAALAPLVLRAGIAGDPAATAILDEAARLLAANVQRIRPADAGTPIVFGGGLFFVDSPLVHAVRSALAARWPDAPLRYAADDCALGAAWLAARPLPELTDPAELHRRLFDPVHG